The Halofilum ochraceum genome includes a region encoding these proteins:
- the sufD gene encoding Fe-S cluster assembly protein SufD: MKAVDETATRLLERLQGERPGDSSEWVADLRRDAVARFAEMGLPNQRIEDWKYTSTKAIAKRDFARPDAAGATADAERIEALRIPDLDAHRLVFINGHYAAALSDGDMADDAVRVRSLAQVLAEDPDALKDRLADAAPTHFSGFTALNTAFAEDGAVIEVAADRRVERPIELLFVSTLCDEPVAAHPRILIDAAHHGEATIIEHYVGMDDPQNLTNAVTEARLAEGARIAHYRIQRESRKGFHIGSLHVNQAGNSRLEQHNVQIGAALCRTDINTALNAEGAETLYNGLYLVNGRQHVDTHTRINHNQPNTTSEEAYRGILDGYARGVFNGRVYVAPHAQKTAAYQSNDNLLLSGKAEIDTKPELEIYADDVVCTHGATVGQLDTRALFYLRSRGVDHETARGLLLYAFAEATIERMSIEPLRDWLQGFVIDELPHAERIQEFV, from the coding sequence ATGAAGGCCGTAGACGAAACCGCAACCCGACTGCTCGAACGTCTGCAGGGAGAGCGCCCGGGCGACTCCAGCGAGTGGGTCGCAGACCTGCGGCGGGACGCGGTGGCGCGTTTCGCCGAAATGGGCCTGCCGAATCAGCGCATCGAGGACTGGAAGTACACCAGCACCAAGGCGATCGCCAAGCGCGATTTCGCCCGCCCGGATGCGGCGGGCGCCACGGCCGACGCCGAGCGGATCGAAGCGCTGCGCATCCCGGATCTCGATGCGCATCGGCTCGTGTTCATCAACGGCCACTATGCCGCGGCGCTGTCCGACGGCGACATGGCCGACGACGCCGTGCGAGTGCGTAGCCTCGCACAGGTATTGGCCGAGGACCCGGACGCCCTGAAGGACCGGCTCGCCGACGCGGCGCCCACCCACTTCAGCGGCTTTACCGCGCTCAACACCGCCTTCGCGGAGGACGGCGCCGTCATCGAGGTCGCGGCCGACCGCCGGGTCGAGCGCCCGATCGAACTCCTGTTCGTCTCGACGCTGTGCGACGAACCGGTGGCGGCCCATCCGCGCATCCTGATCGATGCCGCCCATCACGGCGAGGCGACGATCATCGAGCACTATGTCGGCATGGACGATCCGCAGAACCTGACCAATGCCGTCACCGAGGCGCGCCTGGCCGAGGGCGCCCGGATCGCTCACTACCGGATCCAGCGCGAGAGCCGCAAGGGCTTCCATATCGGGAGCCTGCACGTGAACCAGGCCGGGAACAGCCGCCTGGAGCAGCACAACGTGCAGATCGGCGCCGCGCTGTGCCGCACCGATATCAACACGGCCCTGAACGCCGAAGGCGCGGAGACACTGTACAACGGCCTCTACCTCGTCAACGGCCGGCAACACGTTGATACGCACACGCGCATCAACCACAACCAGCCGAACACGACCAGCGAGGAGGCCTACCGCGGCATCCTCGACGGGTACGCCCGGGGCGTGTTCAACGGCCGCGTGTATGTGGCACCGCACGCGCAGAAGACGGCCGCGTATCAGTCGAATGACAACCTGCTGCTCTCCGGCAAAGCCGAGATCGACACCAAGCCGGAACTCGAGATCTACGCCGACGACGTGGTCTGCACGCACGGGGCGACGGTGGGCCAGCTCGACACGCGCGCCCTCTTCTATCTGCGCTCACGCGGCGTGGATCACGAGACCGCGCGTGGGCTGCTCCTCTACGCCTTCGCGGAAGCGACAATCGAGCGCATGAGCATCGAACCGCTGCGCGACTGGCTGCAGGGCTTCGTCATCGACGAACTGCCGCATGCGGAGCGTATCCAGGAATTCGTATGA
- the sufC gene encoding Fe-S cluster assembly ATPase SufC, protein MLKITNLHAKAEDAEILRGLNLEVNAGEVHAIMGPNGSGKSTLAHILAGRDDYEVTEGSVTYKGQNLLEMEPEERAHEGVFLAFQYPVEIPGVNNIYLLKSAVNAKRKHRGLDEIDSVDFLTDVKQKMKLMGMDESFLKRSVNEGFSGGEKKRNEVFQMMVLEPELCVMDETDSGLDIDALKIVAQGVEKMRSPDRAIVLVTHYQRLLDHIQPDRVHVLARGQVLKSGDKQLAHELEEHGYDWIRNEEAESA, encoded by the coding sequence ATGCTGAAGATTACCAACCTGCACGCGAAGGCCGAGGACGCGGAAATCCTTCGCGGCCTGAACCTCGAGGTGAACGCCGGCGAGGTGCACGCGATCATGGGGCCGAACGGCTCCGGCAAGTCGACGCTGGCGCATATCCTGGCCGGGCGTGACGACTATGAAGTGACCGAGGGCTCGGTGACGTACAAGGGGCAGAACCTGCTGGAGATGGAACCGGAAGAGCGGGCCCACGAGGGCGTCTTTCTTGCGTTCCAGTACCCGGTCGAAATCCCGGGCGTGAACAACATCTATCTGCTCAAGTCCGCGGTGAATGCCAAGCGCAAGCACCGGGGGCTGGACGAGATCGACTCGGTCGATTTCCTCACCGACGTCAAGCAGAAGATGAAGCTCATGGGCATGGACGAGAGCTTCCTCAAGCGCTCCGTCAACGAGGGCTTCTCCGGCGGCGAGAAAAAGCGCAACGAGGTATTCCAGATGATGGTGCTGGAACCCGAACTGTGCGTCATGGATGAGACCGATTCGGGCCTCGACATCGATGCGCTCAAGATCGTCGCCCAGGGCGTCGAGAAGATGCGCAGTCCGGACCGGGCGATCGTGCTGGTCACGCACTACCAGCGCCTGCTCGACCACATCCAGCCCGACCGCGTCCATGTACTGGCGCGCGGACAGGTGCTGAAGTCCGGTGACAAGCAGCTCGCACATGAACTCGAAGAGCACGGATACGACTGGATCCGCAACGAGGAGGCCGAGTCCGCATGA
- the sufB gene encoding Fe-S cluster assembly protein SufB, with amino-acid sequence MAANVEEFVTQRYKQGFITDIETDTVPPGLNEDVIRLISHKKGEPDFMLEWRLKAYRHWLTMTEPNWAHVHYPPIDFQDISYYSAPKSKEQQNAEAPQSLDEVDPKLLETYEKLGIPLHEQEKLAGVAVDAVFDSVSVATTFKDKLAEAGVIFCSMSEALQHYPELVEQYIGSVVPYTDNFYAGLNSAVFTDGSFVYVPEGVTCPMELSTYFRINEAKTGQFERTLIIAEKGSYVSYLEGCTAPQRDENQLHAAVVELIAHEDATIKYSTVQNWYPGDEEGKGGIYNFVTKRGEARGDRSKITWTQVETGSAITMKYPGCVLTGNDSVGEFYSVAVTSNYQQADTGTKMIHVGRNTRSTVVAKGISAMQGEQSYRGLVKILPSATGARNYTQCDSMLIGDKCGAHTFPYIEVKEPGAVVEHEASTSKVSDEQLFYCRQRGISEEDAVNLIVNGFCKDVFRELPMEFAVEAQALLGVTLEGAVG; translated from the coding sequence ATGGCGGCAAATGTCGAAGAATTCGTCACCCAGCGGTACAAGCAGGGTTTCATTACCGATATCGAGACGGACACGGTCCCGCCGGGCCTGAACGAGGACGTCATCCGGCTGATCTCGCACAAGAAGGGCGAGCCGGATTTCATGCTGGAGTGGCGCCTGAAGGCGTACCGGCACTGGCTGACGATGACGGAGCCGAACTGGGCGCATGTGCATTATCCGCCCATCGATTTCCAGGATATTTCGTACTATTCGGCCCCGAAGTCGAAGGAACAGCAGAACGCGGAGGCCCCGCAGAGCCTGGACGAGGTCGATCCGAAGCTGCTGGAAACCTACGAGAAGCTCGGGATTCCGCTCCATGAGCAGGAAAAGCTCGCGGGCGTAGCCGTCGACGCGGTTTTTGACAGCGTGTCGGTCGCGACGACGTTCAAGGACAAGCTGGCCGAGGCCGGCGTGATCTTCTGCTCGATGTCCGAGGCCCTGCAGCACTACCCCGAACTGGTCGAGCAGTACATCGGCAGCGTGGTGCCGTACACCGACAACTTCTATGCGGGGCTCAATTCGGCGGTGTTCACTGACGGCTCGTTCGTGTACGTGCCCGAGGGCGTGACCTGCCCGATGGAGCTGTCGACCTACTTCCGGATCAACGAGGCCAAGACGGGCCAGTTCGAGCGCACGCTGATCATCGCCGAGAAGGGCTCCTACGTGAGCTACCTCGAAGGCTGCACCGCGCCGCAGCGCGACGAGAACCAGCTCCACGCCGCTGTGGTCGAGCTGATCGCGCATGAAGACGCGACCATCAAATACTCGACGGTGCAGAACTGGTATCCCGGCGACGAGGAAGGCAAAGGCGGCATCTACAACTTCGTGACCAAGCGCGGCGAGGCTCGTGGCGACCGATCGAAGATCACCTGGACCCAGGTCGAGACCGGCTCGGCGATCACGATGAAGTATCCGGGCTGCGTGTTGACCGGCAACGACTCGGTGGGCGAATTCTATTCGGTCGCCGTGACCAGCAATTACCAGCAGGCCGACACCGGCACCAAGATGATCCATGTCGGGCGGAACACGCGCAGCACGGTGGTCGCCAAGGGCATCTCCGCGATGCAGGGCGAGCAGTCGTACCGTGGCCTGGTGAAGATCCTGCCGAGCGCCACCGGCGCCCGCAACTACACGCAGTGCGACTCGATGCTGATCGGCGACAAGTGCGGCGCGCACACCTTCCCCTACATCGAGGTGAAGGAACCGGGCGCCGTGGTCGAGCACGAGGCGTCGACCTCCAAGGTCAGCGACGAGCAGCTGTTCTACTGCCGGCAGCGGGGCATCTCCGAAGAGGATGCGGTCAACCTGATCGTCAACGGCTTCTGCAAGGACGTGTTCCGCGAACTGCCCATGGAATTCGCGGTCGAGGCCCAGGCCCTGCTCGGCGTGACGCTGGAAGGTGCGGTCGGCTGA
- a CDS encoding SUF system Fe-S cluster assembly regulator: MLRVSKLTDYATVVLATMARDPDRVYTAADLSEQTRLGRPTVSKLLKQFVRAGLLKSYRGAHGGYLLAEAPEDISATRIIDLVEGPMAMTECGLSDRHCELEDICTVGHHWQRINRAIRAALEEISLADLAAPTTVPLQRFDLRRAVTGELEINH, from the coding sequence ATGCTCAGAGTCAGCAAGCTTACCGATTATGCCACGGTGGTACTCGCCACGATGGCCCGCGATCCGGACCGGGTATACACGGCGGCGGACCTGTCGGAGCAGACGCGGCTCGGGCGGCCGACAGTCAGCAAACTGCTCAAGCAGTTCGTGCGCGCCGGCCTGCTGAAATCCTATCGCGGTGCCCACGGCGGCTACCTGCTCGCGGAGGCGCCCGAGGATATCAGCGCCACCCGCATCATCGACCTGGTCGAGGGGCCTATGGCGATGACCGAGTGCGGTCTCAGCGACCGCCACTGCGAGCTTGAAGACATATGTACCGTCGGCCATCACTGGCAGCGGATCAACCGGGCCATCCGGGCGGCCCTGGAAGAAATCAGCCTGGCGGATCTCGCGGCGCCGACCACGGTACCGCTGCAGCGCTTCGATCTGCGGCGGGCAGTTACCGGCGAACTCGAGATCAACCACTAG
- a CDS encoding ABC transporter substrate-binding protein, translated as MSISIPHRRRGVRRTATIAAAAALMVAGGTAVQAADGPLKLGALMPMTGDLQAYGQTSLNGIELAAMEINAAGGVHGQDMEIELGDTQTNPQSGIDAAKQLVSIDGVSGIVGALSSGVTIPVAQSVTSKEGVPQISGASTSPVITGLDDNDFMFRTVPSDAFQGRALAEVVAADGLSNVSILYVNNDYGEGLADSFSAAFEGRDGTVDERIAYEKGNASYRGELSKAADGGAEALVLIGYPESGVTILRQALQGGHFDRFVFTDGMKAPEIIDAVGADLLEGSFGTAPEALTDTDAAQHFRSTYEGEYGEVPPKPFIDTAYDATWVLALAAQAAGRNDGEAVRDALRDVANPPGEQILPGEWKKAMQLLADGEDINYSGASGSINFDDNGDVSGTFAHWVIRDGEISTEKVFEPGK; from the coding sequence ATGTCGATCAGCATCCCCCATCGTCGGCGCGGCGTGCGCCGCACGGCGACGATCGCGGCCGCCGCGGCCCTCATGGTCGCTGGCGGTACGGCCGTCCAGGCGGCCGATGGCCCGCTCAAACTCGGTGCGCTGATGCCGATGACGGGCGATCTGCAGGCCTACGGCCAGACCTCGCTCAACGGTATCGAGCTGGCTGCGATGGAGATCAACGCCGCGGGCGGCGTTCACGGCCAGGACATGGAGATCGAGCTCGGCGATACCCAGACCAACCCGCAGTCGGGGATCGATGCCGCGAAGCAGTTGGTCTCCATCGATGGCGTATCCGGCATCGTGGGCGCGCTTTCCTCGGGCGTGACGATCCCGGTCGCGCAGAGCGTGACCAGCAAGGAGGGGGTTCCGCAGATTTCCGGGGCCTCGACCTCGCCGGTGATCACGGGCCTCGATGACAACGACTTCATGTTCCGCACCGTGCCCTCGGATGCCTTCCAGGGTCGGGCGCTGGCCGAGGTCGTGGCCGCGGACGGCTTGAGCAACGTTTCGATCCTGTACGTGAACAACGACTACGGCGAGGGGCTGGCGGACAGCTTCAGTGCCGCGTTCGAGGGCCGTGACGGCACGGTGGACGAGCGCATCGCCTACGAGAAGGGCAATGCTTCCTATCGCGGCGAACTGTCGAAGGCCGCCGATGGCGGCGCCGAGGCACTCGTGCTGATCGGTTATCCCGAAAGCGGTGTGACCATCCTGCGCCAGGCCCTTCAGGGCGGGCATTTCGACCGCTTCGTGTTCACCGATGGCATGAAAGCGCCGGAGATCATCGATGCGGTAGGCGCCGACCTGCTCGAAGGCAGCTTCGGCACCGCCCCGGAGGCGCTGACCGATACCGACGCCGCGCAGCACTTCCGGAGCACTTACGAGGGCGAGTACGGCGAGGTGCCGCCGAAGCCGTTCATCGATACCGCCTATGACGCGACCTGGGTGCTTGCACTCGCGGCCCAGGCGGCCGGCCGCAACGATGGCGAGGCCGTACGCGATGCCCTGCGCGATGTCGCCAATCCGCCCGGTGAGCAGATCCTGCCCGGGGAATGGAAAAAGGCCATGCAGCTGCTCGCCGATGGCGAGGACATCAACTACAGCGGTGCTTCGGGATCGATCAACTTCGATGACAACGGTGATGTCAGCGGCACGTTCGCCCATTGGGTGATCCGCGACGGGGAGATCAGTACCGAAAAGGTCTTCGAACCCGGTAAGTAA
- a CDS encoding cobyrinate a,c-diamide synthase: MNQPGARSCPAVLVTAPASGQGKTTVTAALARAWRNRGLRVQAFKTGPDFIDPTILECATGRPVYQLDLWMGGEDDCRRRLQAAAGAADLIVIEGVMGLFDGNPSSADLAVRFGVPILAVIDASAMAQTFGAIVHGLDQFRDGVRLAGVIANRTGSAGHGDFLAESMPTGIPLWGALRRDQAVELPSRHLGLVLASELEDLDSRLERAAGQLEPLLPAELASGDFPPPLEPEPAAATHLDGVRIAVARDAAFCFVYRANLDLLEALGAELAFFSPLVDTDLPADTDAVYLPGGYPELHAAALSANESLKASLRGFHARGRPIVAECGGMLWLLERLQPLDEPASPMVGLVAGEAEMQPRLTALGMQAFDLPGGTLRGHTFHHARLEKAPEASGHATNPRGRGAAEAVFRDGALTASFLHWYFPSNPEATARLFRG, from the coding sequence ATGAACCAACCCGGAGCCCGCTCGTGCCCGGCAGTACTGGTAACGGCGCCCGCGTCGGGGCAGGGCAAGACCACCGTGACCGCGGCACTCGCGCGCGCATGGCGCAACCGGGGGTTGCGCGTACAGGCGTTCAAGACGGGGCCGGATTTCATCGATCCGACGATCCTCGAATGCGCGACCGGGCGACCGGTGTACCAGCTGGATCTGTGGATGGGCGGCGAGGATGACTGCCGCCGGCGCCTGCAGGCCGCGGCGGGCGCGGCCGATCTGATCGTAATCGAGGGTGTCATGGGTCTGTTCGACGGCAATCCGTCGAGCGCGGATCTCGCCGTGCGTTTTGGCGTCCCGATCCTGGCGGTCATCGATGCCTCGGCGATGGCGCAGACGTTCGGCGCCATCGTCCACGGACTCGATCAATTCCGCGACGGCGTACGGCTCGCCGGCGTGATCGCCAATCGGACTGGCAGCGCCGGTCATGGCGATTTCCTGGCCGAATCGATGCCGACCGGAATTCCCCTGTGGGGCGCGCTCCGGCGCGACCAGGCGGTCGAACTGCCGTCGCGGCATCTTGGCCTCGTGCTGGCCAGTGAACTCGAAGATCTCGACTCGAGACTGGAGCGGGCGGCAGGGCAGCTCGAGCCGTTATTGCCGGCGGAGTTGGCTTCCGGGGACTTCCCGCCCCCGCTGGAGCCGGAGCCGGCGGCCGCCACACACCTGGATGGCGTGCGCATCGCCGTCGCCCGGGATGCCGCATTCTGTTTCGTCTACCGCGCGAATCTCGATCTGCTCGAGGCGCTTGGAGCGGAGCTCGCGTTCTTTTCGCCGCTTGTCGATACCGACCTGCCGGCGGATACGGATGCCGTCTATCTGCCCGGGGGATATCCCGAACTGCACGCCGCGGCCCTGTCGGCGAACGAGTCCCTGAAAGCCTCGCTGCGGGGATTCCACGCGCGCGGGCGCCCGATCGTCGCTGAATGTGGTGGCATGCTCTGGCTGCTCGAACGGCTGCAGCCGCTCGACGAACCGGCCTCTCCAATGGTCGGACTGGTCGCCGGTGAGGCCGAGATGCAGCCGCGTCTCACTGCTTTGGGGATGCAGGCGTTCGATTTGCCCGGTGGAACGCTGCGTGGGCATACCTTCCATCACGCGCGGCTCGAAAAGGCGCCGGAGGCGTCCGGGCACGCGACCAACCCGCGCGGGCGGGGTGCGGCGGAAGCCGTCTTCCGCGACGGCGCGCTCACCGCCTCTTTCCTGCACTGGTATTTCCCGTCGAACCCCGAGGCGACGGCACGGCTGTTCCGGGGTTGA
- the ccmI gene encoding c-type cytochrome biogenesis protein CcmI, which yields MTAFILIALIMTVLAIGAVAWPLRARRVSGRRDDESGLDVYRERDAELVREYERGNLNDAEFAEAREELERELLAVAPERNARGATMGHDRSWPTLLGVATTVPVVAVAVYMATGSPGLTDGGESGGLSPAQVERFRSMGPERRIAELEPVVERQPQATRAWILLAQAYRATERYGDAVSAYARVQSQGEPDPWLMARQAEALLLANGRRFTSSVERLVQRALDLDERNPLALMLAGHAAMARGDDAQAVSYWRRLAEDMPADSENRAMLERLIAEARGGDRGAGEPSMASAPSGSNAEKADDGGDAAVTVRVSLAPSLADAAPAGTTVFIFARPADANGGAPLAVQRTTVDALPVEITLTDAQAMTPNQTLSQANQVRVTARASLQGGVMAQSGDLQGESGTVEIGPDARATVTIDQRIP from the coding sequence ATGACCGCATTTATCCTGATCGCGCTGATCATGACCGTGCTGGCGATCGGCGCTGTCGCGTGGCCCCTCCGGGCGCGGCGCGTCAGCGGCCGCCGGGATGACGAGTCCGGCCTCGATGTCTACCGCGAACGCGATGCCGAACTCGTGCGCGAATACGAGCGCGGCAATCTGAACGATGCCGAATTCGCCGAGGCCCGCGAGGAGCTTGAACGCGAACTGCTCGCGGTGGCTCCGGAGCGCAACGCTCGCGGGGCGACCATGGGCCATGACCGATCTTGGCCCACCCTGCTGGGCGTCGCCACCACGGTGCCCGTCGTTGCGGTAGCCGTTTATATGGCAACCGGCAGCCCGGGCCTGACCGATGGCGGCGAATCAGGGGGCCTGTCGCCAGCCCAGGTCGAGCGTTTCCGCAGCATGGGGCCAGAGCGCCGCATCGCCGAACTCGAGCCGGTGGTGGAGCGGCAGCCGCAGGCCACCCGCGCCTGGATCCTGCTTGCACAGGCGTACCGGGCCACCGAGCGCTATGGCGATGCGGTGAGTGCTTATGCGCGGGTCCAGTCCCAGGGGGAACCTGACCCATGGTTGATGGCACGCCAGGCCGAGGCGCTCCTGCTGGCAAACGGTCGGCGGTTCACGAGCAGCGTCGAGCGCCTGGTGCAACGCGCACTGGACCTGGACGAGCGTAACCCGCTGGCCCTGATGCTTGCCGGCCATGCGGCGATGGCGCGGGGCGATGACGCACAGGCCGTCAGCTACTGGCGCCGGCTCGCCGAGGATATGCCGGCCGACAGCGAGAACCGCGCGATGCTCGAACGCCTGATCGCCGAGGCGCGGGGCGGCGATCGTGGTGCTGGAGAACCATCAATGGCGTCGGCGCCGTCCGGCTCCAACGCCGAGAAGGCCGACGATGGGGGTGACGCTGCCGTTACGGTACGAGTATCGCTGGCGCCTTCGCTGGCGGATGCCGCTCCAGCCGGAACCACGGTGTTCATTTTCGCCCGCCCGGCCGATGCCAATGGTGGTGCACCGCTCGCCGTGCAGCGTACGACCGTCGATGCGCTGCCGGTCGAAATCACGCTCACCGACGCGCAGGCGATGACCCCGAATCAAACGCTCTCGCAGGCCAACCAGGTCCGGGTCACGGCACGCGCGTCGCTCCAGGGCGGTGTCATGGCGCAGAGCGGTGACCTCCAGGGCGAAAGCGGCACGGTCGAGATCGGGCCCGATGCGCGCGCGACCGTCACGATCGACCAGCGCATCCCCTGA
- a CDS encoding cytochrome c-type biogenesis protein: MTGVLRPILAFAFALCAAGPLIASETIREFDNAAEENRYRDLLEEIRCLVCQNESLASSGAELAQDLRSEVYRLVVVEDRSREEAIEFLTARYGDFVLYRPPMQPSTWLLWFGPAILLVLAGGIAVMIVRQRTDSRPLTAEEHERARRLLSSDDDGPET; this comes from the coding sequence ATGACGGGTGTGTTACGGCCGATCCTGGCATTCGCCTTTGCGCTGTGCGCTGCCGGCCCGCTGATCGCCAGCGAGACGATCCGCGAATTCGACAACGCCGCGGAAGAAAACCGCTACCGCGACCTGCTGGAAGAGATCCGCTGTCTGGTCTGTCAGAACGAGTCACTGGCGAGTTCCGGCGCCGAGCTGGCCCAGGACCTGCGCAGCGAGGTATACCGACTGGTGGTGGTCGAAGACCGCTCGCGCGAAGAAGCGATCGAGTTCCTGACGGCCCGCTACGGCGATTTTGTGCTCTATCGCCCGCCGATGCAGCCGTCGACCTGGTTGCTGTGGTTCGGACCCGCGATCCTGCTGGTATTGGCTGGCGGCATTGCCGTCATGATCGTCCGCCAACGCACGGACTCACGCCCGCTGACCGCCGAGGAACACGAACGCGCCCGGCGCCTGCTCAGCTCCGATGACGACGGCCCGGAGACCTGA
- a CDS encoding DsbE family thiol:disulfide interchange protein, with protein MLRARYLIPLVLFLVIAAFLAVGLTKDPSRVPSPLIGKPVPDFDLPRLEADAGRIGPAELQGEVWLLNIWATWCAGCREEHHVLMEAASRDGVRILGLDYKDERGAALRWLEQRGDPYFASAFDPEGRVGIDLGVYGVPETYVIDAEGIIRHKTIGPVSMEKLKREILPLVRRLQRGETS; from the coding sequence ATGCTGCGCGCCCGGTATCTCATCCCGCTGGTGCTGTTCCTCGTGATCGCCGCATTCCTTGCGGTGGGACTCACGAAAGACCCCTCGCGGGTGCCGTCACCGCTGATCGGAAAACCGGTCCCGGATTTCGACCTGCCACGGCTCGAGGCCGACGCCGGGCGCATCGGGCCCGCGGAGTTGCAGGGCGAGGTGTGGCTGCTGAACATCTGGGCGACCTGGTGTGCCGGCTGCCGCGAGGAACATCATGTACTGATGGAAGCCGCCTCGCGTGACGGCGTCCGCATCCTCGGCCTCGACTACAAGGACGAGCGCGGGGCGGCATTGCGCTGGCTCGAGCAGCGCGGGGATCCGTATTTCGCCAGCGCCTTCGACCCCGAGGGTCGGGTCGGGATCGATCTCGGCGTGTATGGCGTACCCGAGACCTACGTGATCGACGCCGAGGGGATCATCCGCCACAAGACGATCGGCCCCGTGTCCATGGAAAAACTGAAGCGGGAAATCCTGCCCCTCGTGCGCCGCCTCCAGCGGGGAGAGACGTCATGA